From the Chloroflexota bacterium genome, one window contains:
- the hypE gene encoding hydrogenase expression/formation protein HypE, which translates to MTKELNFEGWTCPMPLRDHSNIIMSHGGGGQLSAELIQHLFLPAFSNEQLEALGDSAVFDLGNRRLAVSTDSFVVQPLFFPGGNIGHLAVHGTVNDVSMSGATPLYLTAGFIIEEGLALESLGLIVGSMAAAAAEAGVRLIAGDTKVVDRGHGDGVYINTSGIGVVPDGVTIGPDRAEPGDMVLVSGTIGDHGMAIMSVREGLQFETSIESDTAALNGLVAAMLEETRDLHVLRDPTRGGVASALNEIAQASGVGIMLEERKIPVGAAVASACELLGMDPLYVANEGKLIAIVPQEHADVLLDTMQRHRHGAEATIIGQVVEDHPGMVVARTGIGGTRIVDMQVGEQLPRIC; encoded by the coding sequence ATGACAAAAGAGCTAAACTTCGAGGGCTGGACCTGTCCCATGCCCTTACGCGATCATTCCAATATCATCATGAGCCACGGCGGCGGAGGCCAGTTGTCCGCCGAATTGATTCAACATCTCTTCCTGCCGGCCTTCAGCAATGAACAGCTGGAGGCTTTGGGCGACTCCGCGGTATTCGACCTGGGGAATCGGCGCCTGGCGGTGTCCACCGACTCCTTTGTGGTGCAACCCCTCTTCTTCCCGGGCGGGAATATCGGCCACCTGGCGGTCCACGGCACGGTCAACGATGTCTCGATGAGCGGAGCCACTCCTCTGTACCTCACGGCCGGATTCATCATCGAGGAGGGCCTGGCGCTGGAGTCCCTGGGCTTGATCGTCGGGAGCATGGCGGCGGCAGCAGCCGAAGCCGGTGTTAGACTGATCGCCGGCGATACCAAGGTTGTCGACAGGGGGCACGGCGATGGGGTTTACATAAACACGAGCGGCATCGGCGTCGTTCCTGACGGGGTAACGATTGGGCCGGATCGGGCCGAACCTGGGGATATGGTGCTCGTCAGTGGCACCATAGGCGACCACGGCATGGCCATCATGAGCGTGCGCGAGGGTCTTCAGTTCGAGACGAGCATCGAGAGCGATACGGCTGCCCTCAACGGGCTGGTGGCCGCCATGCTGGAAGAAACCAGGGACCTGCATGTGTTGCGCGATCCCACGCGCGGCGGCGTGGCGTCGGCCCTCAACGAGATCGCCCAGGCCTCCGGGGTTGGCATCATGCTGGAGGAGCGAAAGATCCCAGTGGGTGCTGCCGTGGCCTCGGCTTGCGAATTGTTGGGCATGGACCCCCTCTATGTTGCCAACGAGGGCAAGTTGATAGCGATCGTTCCCCAGGAGCATGCCGATGTCCTGCTGGACACCATGCAACGGCATCGCCACGGCGCAGAGGCTACCATCATCGGCCAGGTGGTTGAGGATCACCCGGGCATGGTGGTTGCCCGCACCGGCATTGGCGGCACGCGTATCGTAGACATGCAAGTGGGGGAACAATTGCCGCGTATTTGTTAA
- a CDS encoding glycosyl hydrolase family 18 protein, protein MPAPTETRPSERLARNGPEVTIWAPYVSVLEQRTLSENSDVIGEVNFFWYELTGDGEIVGSIQSSQGLKTAREAGLRIVPSIVNRGFNRDSVAAIIHDEARRAAHIAEIVALVMENDFDGIDIDYESLYAEDRDAFSLFVEELAAAVHAREKLLSIAVHPKTDEQGSWGGPLAQDWQRLGAAVDEFKIMTYDYHHGASEAGSIAPLTWVDAVLTYASTQVPPQKTYAGIPLYGYNWTGSHGKSIDWQRAMRTAGTYDANIQRDDSGEAWFTYGPDDRHTVHVGDAKGVETRLAFILAQHPDLAGIAIWRLGGEDPAIWPVIRETIASMH, encoded by the coding sequence ATGCCAGCACCCACCGAAACGCGTCCATCTGAGCGCCTCGCCCGCAACGGTCCTGAGGTCACCATCTGGGCGCCCTATGTCAGCGTATTGGAGCAGCGAACCCTCTCGGAAAACAGCGATGTCATCGGCGAGGTCAACTTCTTCTGGTATGAGCTGACGGGTGATGGCGAGATTGTCGGCAGTATTCAGAGTTCGCAAGGGCTAAAAACCGCCCGGGAAGCAGGCTTGCGAATCGTACCATCCATCGTCAACCGCGGTTTCAACCGGGACTCGGTTGCCGCCATCATCCACGACGAAGCAAGAAGAGCGGCCCACATCGCCGAGATCGTCGCCCTTGTAATGGAGAACGACTTCGACGGCATCGATATCGATTACGAAAGTCTCTATGCCGAAGACCGTGACGCGTTCAGCCTGTTCGTCGAGGAACTGGCCGCTGCCGTACACGCCCGGGAAAAGCTGCTCTCCATCGCCGTTCATCCAAAAACCGACGAACAGGGTTCCTGGGGCGGCCCGTTGGCCCAGGATTGGCAGCGCCTCGGAGCCGCGGTGGACGAGTTCAAGATCATGACCTACGATTACCACCACGGGGCAAGTGAAGCAGGTTCGATTGCGCCGCTGACCTGGGTCGATGCTGTCCTGACCTACGCCTCGACGCAGGTGCCGCCGCAGAAGACCTACGCGGGCATTCCGCTATATGGCTACAATTGGACCGGGTCCCACGGCAAGAGCATCGACTGGCAACGGGCTATGAGGACAGCCGGAACCTACGACGCAAACATCCAGCGCGACGACTCGGGCGAAGCCTGGTTCACCTACGGGCCCGATGACCGTCACACGGTGCACGTGGGCGACGCAAAGGGAGTTGAAACACGGCTGGCCTTTATTCTGGCGCAGCATCCAGACCTGGCCGGCATCGCCATCTGGCGACTGGGCGGCGAAGACCCGGCAATCTGGCCGGTGATTCGCGAGACGATCGCGTCGATGCATTAG